In Bosea vestrisii, the following are encoded in one genomic region:
- a CDS encoding ArsR/SmtB family transcription factor, translated as MNESPPSPPRGRRSNGGRPSRAEGRRDLGFLVVNADRQYQVLRGLASPVRLRILKLLNRQGPKNINQIAEALGLPQSTIATNVQVLEESELISTSLGKAAKGQQKICAARYSEIVVNLDPDDPSRDRNIVEVEMPLGLYTSSNVSAPCGFCSTERILGVLDVPELFLDPRRVQAALIWFGRGYVEYKFPNNAKVLNQAITALDFEMEMSSEVPGTNADWPSDISLWVNERKVGTWTCPGDYGDRRGTYTPHWWKLEGSQYGILTTWRITADGTFLGERKLSDIATTDLDLDRHHSIRLRIGIDDKEGRPGGVNIFGRGFGNHNQDIKMRLYLRGMDALPHAL; from the coding sequence ATGAACGAGAGCCCGCCATCACCACCTCGCGGACGCCGCAGCAATGGCGGCAGGCCGTCGCGCGCCGAAGGCCGGCGGGATCTCGGCTTCCTCGTCGTCAACGCCGACCGGCAATATCAGGTGCTGCGCGGCCTGGCCTCCCCGGTCAGGCTGCGCATCCTGAAACTGCTCAACCGGCAGGGTCCGAAGAACATCAACCAGATCGCTGAGGCGCTGGGCCTGCCGCAGTCGACGATCGCCACCAATGTGCAGGTGCTCGAAGAGTCTGAGCTGATCTCAACCTCGCTCGGCAAGGCGGCGAAAGGCCAGCAGAAGATCTGCGCAGCGCGATATTCCGAGATCGTCGTCAATCTCGACCCGGACGATCCGAGCCGCGACCGTAACATTGTCGAGGTTGAAATGCCGCTCGGGCTCTATACCAGCTCGAACGTCTCGGCGCCTTGCGGGTTCTGCTCGACCGAACGCATTCTCGGCGTGCTCGACGTGCCGGAGCTGTTCCTCGATCCGCGCCGGGTCCAGGCCGCGCTGATCTGGTTCGGCCGCGGCTATGTCGAATACAAGTTTCCGAACAACGCCAAGGTACTGAACCAGGCGATCACGGCCTTGGATTTCGAGATGGAGATGTCATCGGAGGTGCCGGGCACGAATGCCGACTGGCCCTCCGACATCAGCCTCTGGGTCAACGAACGCAAGGTCGGCACCTGGACCTGCCCCGGTGATTATGGCGACCGCCGCGGGACATATACGCCGCACTGGTGGAAGCTCGAAGGCTCGCAATACGGCATCCTGACGACGTGGCGCATCACGGCCGACGGTACATTCCTCGGCGAACGCAAACTCAGCGACATCGCGACCACGGATCTCGACCTCGATCGTCATCACTCTATCCGGCTGCGCATCGGCATCGACGACAAGGAGGGGCGGCCGGGGGGCGTCAATATTTTCGGACGCGGCTTCGGGAACCACAATCAGGACATCAAGATGCGGCTGTATTTGCGCGGCATGGACGCTCTACCACACGCGTTATGA
- a CDS encoding ATP-binding cassette domain-containing protein encodes MSGAADPVPVLEVRDLQAHFRTHYFGVNREVRAVDGVTFDVNHNEIYGLAGESSSGKTTLIKTIAGLLKPPLEMVGGSARFSFLPGWEAVGRAPPEVVRRPSST; translated from the coding sequence ATGAGCGGCGCGGCCGATCCTGTGCCGGTGCTCGAGGTCCGCGACCTCCAGGCGCATTTCCGCACCCATTATTTCGGCGTCAACCGCGAGGTCAGGGCGGTGGACGGCGTCACCTTCGACGTGAACCACAACGAGATCTATGGCCTGGCGGGCGAGTCCAGCTCGGGCAAGACGACGCTGATCAAGACGATCGCAGGATTGCTGAAGCCGCCGCTCGAAATGGTCGGCGGCTCGGCCCGCTTTTCGTTCCTGCCGGGCTGGGAGGCGGTCGGGCGGGCGCCGCCGGAGGTGGTGCGCAGGCCGAGTTCGACTTGA
- a CDS encoding ABC transporter substrate-binding protein, with protein MAVSLPPATAQGIPQNIPRKELLILENPEGTIKNAGWFNIWAINAGSQSNGLQQAALDTLWYIDPEKGLDGAWDNSLAAEKPVYNADFTEMRVKLRRGLFWSDGVEFSSADVKATVDIQVKNPGMRFSAVLANNVASVETPDVETVIFKLKKSNSRFHTNFTVRWGAIWILPKHVFEKVEDPAKFDFNKPVSLGAYTLQSFDPDGKWYIWQLREDWQRSSLGRHGKPGPKYLAYIDPGPPDKRVIAQLNHELDVIHDIAPEGMFTLAKQDKGTRAWFKGFPYGHPDPTLPAVIFNTQNEHLKNRDVRWALALMIDVKAVTMAAYRGAATISAIAVPPTGIHPEAYHKPMEAWLKDFEIDTGKSKIKPYDPTVGKQIADMLRPSMGDQIPSDPAVIGNSFGLGWWKTNVAGAGELLTRAGFRKQGNQWLTPDGKPFVVRLMVEGDLRPVMTRAGTMIVQQWKQAGIDARIDVAQGTLLTRRAAGDFDAFIGWSVETWGGHQDLSYFMDSWHSQFVAEPGKPQPLRNWQRWTHPELDKIIEDIRKIDFDDPKGVELGRDYVKLMTREMPIIPLMAYNVFTAMDQTYWKGYPTADDPYANPVTNWGNSRYMFVRLKPAN; from the coding sequence ATGGCGGTTTCGCTTCCGCCTGCGACGGCGCAGGGCATTCCGCAGAACATTCCGCGCAAGGAACTCTTGATCCTCGAGAATCCGGAAGGAACGATCAAGAACGCGGGCTGGTTCAACATCTGGGCGATCAATGCCGGCAGCCAGTCGAACGGGCTGCAGCAGGCGGCGCTCGATACGCTCTGGTACATCGATCCCGAGAAGGGCCTCGACGGCGCCTGGGACAATTCGCTCGCGGCCGAGAAGCCGGTCTACAACGCCGATTTCACCGAGATGCGGGTCAAGCTGCGGCGCGGCCTGTTCTGGAGCGACGGCGTCGAGTTCAGCTCGGCCGATGTCAAGGCGACGGTCGATATCCAGGTCAAGAATCCCGGCATGCGCTTCTCGGCGGTGCTGGCCAATAATGTCGCCTCCGTCGAGACGCCCGATGTTGAGACGGTGATCTTCAAGCTGAAGAAGTCGAACTCCCGCTTCCACACCAATTTCACCGTGCGCTGGGGCGCGATCTGGATCCTGCCGAAGCATGTCTTCGAGAAGGTCGAGGATCCCGCGAAGTTCGACTTCAACAAGCCGGTCTCGCTTGGCGCCTATACGCTGCAATCCTTCGATCCCGACGGGAAATGGTACATCTGGCAGCTGCGCGAGGACTGGCAGCGCAGCTCGCTTGGCCGTCATGGCAAGCCGGGCCCGAAATACCTCGCCTATATCGACCCCGGCCCTCCCGACAAGCGCGTGATCGCGCAGCTCAACCATGAGCTCGACGTCATCCACGACATCGCCCCCGAAGGCATGTTCACGCTGGCGAAGCAGGACAAGGGCACGCGCGCCTGGTTCAAGGGCTTCCCCTACGGCCACCCGGATCCAACCCTGCCGGCGGTGATCTTCAACACCCAGAACGAGCACCTGAAGAACCGCGACGTTCGCTGGGCGCTGGCGCTGATGATCGACGTGAAGGCGGTGACGATGGCGGCCTATCGCGGCGCCGCGACCATCTCGGCGATCGCCGTGCCGCCGACCGGCATCCATCCCGAAGCCTATCACAAGCCGATGGAGGCCTGGCTCAAGGATTTCGAGATCGACACCGGCAAGAGCAAGATCAAGCCCTATGATCCGACGGTGGGCAAGCAGATCGCCGATATGCTGCGTCCGTCCATGGGCGATCAGATCCCCTCCGATCCAGCGGTGATCGGCAATTCCTTCGGCCTTGGCTGGTGGAAGACCAATGTCGCCGGGGCGGGCGAACTGCTGACGCGCGCCGGCTTCCGCAAGCAGGGCAACCAATGGCTGACGCCTGACGGCAAGCCGTTCGTGGTCAGGCTGATGGTCGAGGGCGACCTTCGGCCGGTGATGACGCGGGCCGGCACGATGATCGTGCAGCAATGGAAGCAGGCCGGCATCGATGCGCGCATCGACGTCGCGCAGGGCACGCTGCTGACGCGGCGCGCGGCCGGCGATTTCGATGCCTTCATCGGCTGGAGCGTCGAGACCTGGGGCGGGCACCAGGACCTGTCCTATTTCATGGACAGCTGGCATTCCCAGTTCGTCGCCGAGCCTGGCAAGCCGCAGCCGCTGCGCAACTGGCAGCGCTGGACCCATCCCGAGCTCGACAAGATCATCGAGGACATCCGCAAGATCGACTTCGACGATCCCAAGGGCGTCGAGCTCGGCCGCGACTACGTCAAGCTGATGACCCGCGAAATGCCGATCATCCCGCTGATGGCCTACAACGTCTTCACCGCGATGGATCAGACCTACTGGAAGGGCTACCCGACCGCCGATGATCCTTACGCCAACCCGGTCACGAACTGGGGTAACTCCCGCTACATGTTCGTGCGGTTGAAGCCGGCAAACTAA
- a CDS encoding ABC transporter permease yields the protein MNAYFAYFAKRLVQFVVVVFIGVNLAFVITHASPIDPVEQSIAAVTSFGSTAPDAIAAMRSSLQELYGLKGTLAEQYVTFWSRVLRGDFGPSLSAFPTPVSALIGRALPWTAGLLIVSTLITWVLGNLLGGLAGYYQRSRTLKLMGVVAMGVHPIPYYIVALLLLIVFGFLWPVLPITGGSAMNLQQGWNWPFVSSVARHSILPALSLILIGLGSWFLGMRSLVSNIVTEDYVVYAETAGLDSRRVLGSYVMRNALAPQVTGLAMSLGGIFNGAVITEKVFGYPGVGTLLVDAVYAGDYGLVLGVTTVSIIAVSVGVLVIDLLYPLIDPRVELR from the coding sequence ATGAACGCCTATTTTGCCTATTTCGCGAAACGGCTGGTCCAGTTCGTGGTGGTCGTCTTCATCGGCGTCAACCTCGCCTTCGTGATCACCCATGCCTCGCCGATCGATCCGGTCGAGCAGTCGATCGCGGCGGTGACGTCCTTCGGCAGCACCGCGCCCGATGCGATCGCGGCGATGCGCTCCTCGCTGCAGGAACTCTACGGGCTCAAGGGAACGCTCGCCGAGCAGTATGTCACCTTCTGGAGCCGGGTCCTGCGCGGCGATTTCGGCCCCTCCCTCTCTGCTTTTCCGACCCCCGTCTCAGCCCTGATCGGCCGGGCGCTGCCCTGGACGGCGGGGCTGCTGATCGTCTCGACGCTGATCACCTGGGTTCTCGGCAATCTGCTCGGCGGGCTCGCCGGCTATTACCAGCGCAGCCGCACGCTGAAGCTGATGGGCGTCGTCGCCATGGGGGTGCACCCGATCCCCTATTACATCGTCGCGCTGTTGCTGCTCATCGTCTTCGGCTTCCTCTGGCCGGTGCTGCCGATCACCGGCGGCTCGGCGATGAACCTGCAGCAGGGCTGGAACTGGCCCTTCGTCTCGAGCGTCGCTCGGCATTCGATCCTGCCGGCGCTCTCGCTCATCCTGATCGGGCTCGGCAGCTGGTTCCTCGGCATGCGCTCGCTGGTCTCGAACATCGTGACCGAGGATTACGTGGTTTATGCCGAGACGGCCGGGCTCGACAGCCGAAGGGTGCTGGGCTCCTACGTCATGCGCAATGCCCTGGCGCCGCAGGTGACCGGGCTCGCCATGTCGCTCGGCGGCATCTTCAACGGCGCGGTGATCACCGAGAAGGTCTTCGGCTATCCCGGCGTCGGCACCCTGCTCGTCGATGCGGTCTATGCCGGCGATTACGGCCTCGTCCTCGGCGTCACCACTGTCTCGATCATCGCCGTCTCGGTCGGGGTCCTGGTCATCGACCTGCTCTACCCGCTGATCGACCCGCGCGTGGAGTTGCGCTGA
- a CDS encoding ABC transporter permease — protein MLAILRDLIRYNLEFRIGLFLVSIVVVMAALSVVSPYPAGDVYVVPPDLPPSTAHWLGTTSRGQDVFWQLTAAIRNTLFFGIMVAALSRVIALVVGLLAGYSGGWIDRVLMSINDTFIIIPLFPILILFYFVLRDSMSTPLLATIMACLGWAYDARLIRSVALSLKTREFTQTSIFSGMKTHEILAREHLPYVLPIVFSTTMNNMNWSIGIEVTLAVLGFTDINTPTIGGMIYWANQHTALVAGIWWWIAFPIALVVMTFVGLFLLAVSMNEYIDPRSRLARMGGSR, from the coding sequence ATGCTGGCGATCCTGCGCGACCTGATCCGCTATAATCTGGAGTTCCGGATCGGGCTGTTCCTTGTCTCCATCGTGGTGGTGATGGCGGCGCTCTCCGTCGTCTCGCCCTATCCGGCGGGCGACGTCTATGTCGTGCCGCCCGACCTGCCGCCGTCCACCGCCCATTGGCTAGGGACGACCTCGCGCGGGCAGGACGTGTTCTGGCAGCTCACGGCGGCGATCCGCAACACGCTGTTCTTCGGCATCATGGTGGCGGCGCTGTCGCGGGTGATCGCGCTCGTGGTCGGGCTGCTCGCCGGCTACAGCGGCGGCTGGATCGACCGGGTGCTGATGTCGATCAACGACACCTTCATCATCATCCCGCTCTTCCCGATCCTGATCCTGTTCTACTTCGTGCTGCGCGATTCGATGTCGACGCCGCTGCTCGCCACCATCATGGCCTGTCTTGGCTGGGCCTATGACGCCCGCCTGATCCGCTCGGTCGCGCTCAGCCTCAAGACGCGCGAATTCACCCAGACGAGCATCTTCTCGGGCATGAAGACGCACGAGATCCTGGCGCGCGAGCATCTGCCTTACGTGCTGCCCATCGTGTTCTCGACCACGATGAACAACATGAACTGGTCGATCGGCATCGAGGTCACTCTCGCCGTCCTCGGCTTCACCGACATCAACACGCCGACCATCGGCGGGATGATCTACTGGGCCAACCAGCACACGGCGCTGGTCGCCGGCATCTGGTGGTGGATCGCCTTTCCGATCGCGCTCGTGGTGATGACCTTCGTCGGCCTTTTCCTGCTCGCCGTCTCGATGAACGAATACATCGACCCGCGCAGCCGTCTGGCCCGGATGGGAGGCAGCCGATGA
- a CDS encoding AAA family ATPase: MKLTALRMHNVRRFAGRGVRIENIGSGVNVLCAANEFGKSTSFDALHALFFQPHTGTPGAVQALRPYSGGNPLVEADLVTGDGAFRLTKQFYGSRRAEVRERDTGRIIAQADEAERFIAGLVKGGTSGPAGLLWVRQGITGIERRAKPDEEAEKRARASVLTSVQGEVEALTGGRRMAQALAACEEELARLVTSKRQTPTGVYAAAIAEHDRLVEQERRLAAEVTDLRAALDSRRSVRAQLAEIGTPEKTQERQAALAQAEAELAVARTQSEALRTAQSDAALAGNRRDAASQALTSFRQALARHAELREVAAAAERRREAAHARRRDAAVASKEASATVSTSERDEREQRELLTRLERALSARAAAERLVSARAAHAQAEAARAEVESTEALLKSLSLPAGKLAELERVEDQLLRLHAAASARAAQIRVDYTVGRAAGIKLDGAALGDGEERTLVDTALVEIDGVGRLTITVPQAAEGQQERAKAQAAQQALLGELRVESLAAARLRETQVRELSAKLDLARQRLALLAPKGMTALREEIARLEAEAGSAAEPLGDSATQRSSLQAAENRVLSSREAAREQQARSDAAGVAVVEAERELAGLASSLSALAESLGPEDERRSREERLVTAYEGAERELGTVQLRFEHLSAQTTDLAAAEARQRRMRSVAEAARDQIARLREEAAALNGRIQTRAEGAVEETWQEARDKLGDAERQVAGLGREAALLTRLRDALEAARSEARDHYFAPVLRELRPLLGLLFEDATVTFDEDTLLPRSVLRNGLEEPVGVLSGGMREQLAVLTRLAFARLLAKDGQPAPVILDDALVYSDDDRIEKMFDALHRQAADQQIIVFSCRQRAFSQLGGHLLRIEPWQPEG; encoded by the coding sequence ATGAAGCTCACGGCGCTGCGCATGCACAATGTCCGCCGCTTCGCGGGGCGGGGCGTTCGGATCGAGAACATCGGCAGTGGAGTCAACGTGCTCTGTGCCGCCAACGAGTTCGGCAAGTCGACCAGCTTCGATGCCTTGCACGCCTTGTTCTTCCAGCCGCATACGGGAACGCCCGGAGCGGTCCAGGCGCTCCGGCCCTATAGCGGCGGAAACCCCCTGGTGGAGGCCGATCTCGTGACCGGAGACGGCGCTTTCCGGCTGACGAAACAGTTTTATGGGAGCCGCCGCGCCGAAGTCCGCGAGCGCGACACCGGTCGCATCATTGCCCAGGCCGATGAGGCTGAGCGGTTCATCGCAGGCCTTGTGAAAGGCGGCACCAGTGGCCCGGCCGGCCTGCTTTGGGTGCGCCAGGGCATCACCGGCATCGAGAGGCGGGCCAAACCTGACGAAGAGGCGGAAAAGCGGGCGCGCGCATCGGTGCTGACCTCGGTTCAGGGCGAGGTCGAGGCGCTGACCGGCGGCCGGCGCATGGCCCAGGCACTTGCGGCGTGCGAAGAGGAGCTGGCGCGGCTGGTGACGAGCAAGCGGCAGACGCCGACCGGCGTCTACGCAGCCGCCATCGCCGAGCACGATCGGCTCGTGGAGCAGGAGCGGCGACTGGCGGCGGAGGTGACGGATCTTCGCGCCGCTCTCGACAGCCGCCGCTCGGTGCGGGCTCAGCTGGCCGAGATCGGCACGCCTGAGAAGACGCAGGAACGCCAGGCCGCTCTCGCCCAGGCCGAGGCGGAGCTGGCCGTCGCAAGGACGCAGAGCGAGGCTCTCAGGACGGCGCAAAGTGATGCTGCGCTGGCGGGAAACCGCCGCGACGCGGCGAGCCAGGCGCTGACGAGCTTCCGGCAAGCGCTCGCACGTCATGCCGAGCTGCGCGAGGTCGCGGCCGCCGCAGAACGTCGACGCGAAGCAGCCCATGCGCGCCGGAGAGACGCCGCCGTCGCCAGCAAGGAGGCATCCGCCACCGTCAGCACGTCGGAGCGTGACGAACGTGAGCAGCGTGAGTTGCTCACCCGGCTGGAGCGGGCCTTGAGCGCCCGCGCGGCGGCCGAGCGGCTGGTATCGGCGCGGGCTGCCCACGCGCAGGCCGAGGCCGCGCGCGCCGAGGTCGAGAGCACCGAGGCTTTGCTCAAGAGCCTGTCCCTCCCGGCCGGCAAGCTCGCCGAGCTGGAGCGTGTGGAGGACCAGCTGCTTCGGCTGCATGCTGCTGCCAGCGCACGCGCCGCGCAGATCCGCGTCGACTATACGGTGGGCAGGGCCGCCGGGATCAAGCTCGATGGCGCCGCACTTGGGGATGGCGAAGAACGGACCCTGGTCGACACGGCGCTGGTCGAGATCGACGGAGTCGGGCGGCTGACGATAACGGTTCCGCAGGCCGCCGAAGGCCAGCAGGAGCGCGCGAAGGCGCAGGCAGCGCAACAGGCTCTGCTGGGCGAGCTTCGTGTCGAAAGTCTGGCGGCGGCCCGCCTGCGCGAAACGCAGGTTCGCGAGCTCTCGGCTAAACTCGATCTCGCTCGCCAGCGCCTCGCTTTGCTTGCCCCCAAAGGCATGACGGCCCTGCGCGAAGAGATCGCGAGGCTGGAAGCCGAAGCAGGCAGCGCGGCGGAGCCGCTGGGTGATTCGGCCACTCAGCGTTCGTCTCTCCAGGCAGCAGAGAACCGCGTTCTGTCCTCGCGAGAGGCGGCGCGCGAGCAGCAGGCACGCTCGGATGCCGCCGGCGTCGCTGTGGTCGAAGCGGAGCGCGAGCTCGCTGGGCTCGCATCCTCCTTGTCGGCGCTCGCCGAGAGCCTTGGCCCGGAGGACGAGCGTCGATCCCGCGAGGAGCGCCTCGTTACGGCTTACGAAGGGGCCGAGCGCGAGCTTGGGACCGTGCAGCTGCGTTTCGAGCACCTGTCGGCGCAGACGACGGACCTTGCCGCCGCCGAAGCGCGCCAGCGCCGGATGCGCTCGGTGGCCGAGGCAGCGCGCGACCAGATCGCGCGGCTGCGCGAGGAGGCGGCTGCCCTGAACGGGCGCATCCAGACCCGCGCCGAGGGTGCCGTCGAGGAGACCTGGCAGGAGGCGCGCGACAAGCTGGGCGATGCGGAGCGGCAGGTTGCCGGCCTGGGGCGGGAAGCTGCGCTTCTCACCCGGCTGCGCGATGCGCTGGAGGCAGCACGCTCCGAGGCGCGGGATCATTATTTCGCGCCGGTGCTGCGGGAGCTGCGTCCGCTGCTGGGGCTGCTCTTCGAGGACGCGACCGTCACCTTCGACGAGGATACGCTGCTGCCGCGCTCGGTGCTGCGCAACGGGCTGGAAGAACCGGTCGGCGTGTTGAGCGGCGGCATGCGCGAGCAGCTCGCCGTGCTGACGCGGCTGGCCTTTGCTCGCCTGCTTGCCAAGGATGGCCAGCCTGCCCCCGTCATCCTCGACGATGCCCTGGTCTATTCCGACGACGACCGCATCGAGAAGATGTTCGACGCCCTCCATCGGCAGGCGGCGGACCAACAGATCATCGTGTTTTCCTGCCGCCAGCGGGCATTCTCGCAGCTTGGCGGCCACCTGTTGCGCATTGAGCCCTGGCAGCCCGAAGGCTGA
- a CDS encoding ABC transporter ATP-binding protein yields MGGGRAGAAGGGAQAEFDLRAAAHLERVKLDPSVLDAYPHELSGGMRQRVTIALATICKPEFIIADEPTTALDVIVQKDVLGMIRTIQQEMGSSVLFITHDMGVHAALTDRLGIMYAGRLVEDGETPEIFARPLHPYTRHLIGSLPRIGDTEQREGLEGTPPNLAAPPPGCRFHPRCPLAMPVCTTTVPAMVETLPGHRVACHAVNPGMAA; encoded by the coding sequence CTGGGAGGCGGTCGGGCGGGCGCCGCCGGAGGTGGTGCGCAGGCCGAGTTCGACTTGAGGGCGGCGGCGCATCTGGAACGCGTCAAGCTCGATCCGTCCGTGCTCGATGCCTATCCGCACGAGCTGTCCGGAGGCATGCGCCAGCGGGTCACAATCGCGCTCGCGACGATCTGCAAACCGGAATTCATCATCGCCGACGAGCCGACGACAGCACTCGACGTGATCGTGCAGAAGGACGTGCTGGGCATGATCCGCACGATCCAGCAGGAGATGGGATCGAGCGTGCTGTTCATCACGCACGACATGGGCGTGCACGCGGCGCTGACCGACCGGCTCGGCATCATGTATGCCGGGCGCCTTGTCGAGGATGGCGAGACGCCCGAGATTTTCGCGCGCCCACTGCATCCCTATACCCGTCACTTGATCGGGAGCCTGCCGCGCATTGGCGACACCGAGCAGCGCGAGGGCCTGGAAGGCACGCCGCCCAACCTCGCCGCCCCGCCGCCGGGCTGCCGCTTCCATCCGCGGTGCCCGCTCGCCATGCCCGTCTGCACGACGACCGTGCCGGCCATGGTCGAGACGCTGCCCGGCCATCGCGTCGCCTGCCATGCGGTCAATCCGGGGATGGCGGCATGA
- a CDS encoding alpha-N-arabinofuranosidase produces the protein MRQASITFDRAFTIGDTDPRLFGAFVEHLGRCVYGGIYEPGHPTADKRGFRKDVLELVKELGPTIMRYPGGNFVSGYNWEDGVGPVKDRPARLDLAWFTTEPNSFGTNEFVDWCRAAKIEPMLAVNLGTRDGDAARNLVEYCNHPGGTAWSDLRIKHGWKKPHDIKFWCLGNEVDGPWQMEHKTATEYGRVAHEAAKMMRWIDPSIELAACGSSGRNMPTYGRWEDEVLEHTFDQVEFISLHTYFNNYAGDTKAFLASPDLMDNFIEEVVAISDAVAARRRSDKRIMLSFDEWNVWYRTRRVRADRVKEGWPVAPPILEEIYSMEDALVFGGACISLLNHADRVKAACLAQLVNVIAPIMTETGGPAWRQTIFWPFAQMSRLGRGTVLKAIVKSENYQASYFDPRGKQDLFYPIDAPYLKASVVADDKGVSLFLLNRDLEGGLTVTVDARGFGKLKVTEATELRHSDLTAVNSRQEPLKVKPATLKGVSTTSDSITLELQPASWNVIRLES, from the coding sequence ATGAGACAAGCCAGCATCACCTTCGACCGCGCCTTCACCATCGGCGACACAGATCCGCGGCTCTTTGGCGCCTTCGTCGAGCATCTCGGCCGCTGCGTCTATGGCGGCATCTACGAGCCCGGCCACCCCACCGCCGACAAGCGCGGCTTCCGCAAGGATGTGCTCGAGCTGGTCAAGGAACTCGGCCCGACGATCATGCGCTATCCGGGCGGCAATTTCGTCTCCGGCTACAATTGGGAGGACGGCGTTGGCCCGGTCAAGGACCGGCCTGCCAGGCTCGACCTCGCCTGGTTCACAACCGAGCCCAACAGCTTCGGCACCAACGAGTTCGTGGACTGGTGCCGGGCGGCGAAGATCGAGCCCATGCTCGCCGTCAATCTCGGCACGCGCGACGGCGACGCAGCGCGCAATCTCGTCGAATACTGCAACCACCCCGGCGGGACTGCCTGGTCGGATCTTCGCATCAAGCATGGCTGGAAGAAGCCGCACGACATCAAGTTCTGGTGCCTCGGCAATGAGGTCGACGGCCCCTGGCAGATGGAGCACAAGACCGCGACGGAATACGGACGCGTCGCGCATGAGGCGGCGAAGATGATGCGCTGGATCGACCCGTCGATCGAGCTCGCCGCCTGCGGCTCGTCGGGCCGCAACATGCCGACCTATGGCCGCTGGGAGGACGAGGTGCTGGAGCACACCTTCGATCAGGTCGAGTTCATCTCGCTGCACACCTACTTCAACAACTACGCCGGCGACACCAAGGCCTTCCTCGCCAGTCCTGACCTGATGGACAACTTCATCGAGGAGGTGGTGGCGATCTCGGACGCGGTCGCGGCGCGGCGCCGTTCCGACAAGCGCATCATGCTGAGCTTCGACGAATGGAACGTCTGGTACCGCACCCGCCGCGTCAGGGCCGACCGCGTCAAGGAGGGCTGGCCGGTGGCGCCGCCGATTCTCGAGGAGATCTATTCGATGGAGGACGCGCTGGTCTTCGGCGGCGCCTGTATCTCACTCCTCAACCATGCCGACCGGGTCAAGGCCGCCTGCCTCGCGCAGCTCGTCAATGTGATCGCGCCGATCATGACCGAAACCGGCGGCCCGGCCTGGCGTCAGACGATCTTCTGGCCCTTCGCCCAGATGAGCCGTCTCGGGCGCGGCACTGTGCTCAAGGCGATCGTCAAATCCGAAAATTACCAGGCCAGCTACTTCGACCCGCGCGGCAAGCAGGACCTCTTCTATCCGATCGACGCGCCCTATCTGAAGGCGTCGGTGGTCGCCGACGACAAGGGCGTCTCGCTCTTCCTGCTCAACCGCGACCTGGAAGGCGGGCTCACCGTCACGGTCGATGCGCGCGGCTTCGGCAAGCTCAAGGTGACCGAGGCGACCGAACTGCGCCACAGCGATCTGACGGCGGTCAACAGCAGGCAGGAGCCGCTCAAGGTCAAGCCCGCGACGCTGAAGGGCGTCTCGACGACGTCGGACAGCATCACGCTGGAATTGCAGCCGGCCTCGTGGAATGTGATCAGGCTCGAAAGCTGA